The following proteins are encoded in a genomic region of Cryptomeria japonica chromosome 11, Sugi_1.0, whole genome shotgun sequence:
- the LOC131063126 gene encoding uncharacterized protein LOC131063126, with amino-acid sequence MEEKLKSRTVLYSKFQWGFKRNDDICWLKTNHESRSMSDFVNRDSNSIFKRTKEHCLVGLKGMISADMQDHLMHPNIDVDIVISEEPPYGSTQKPDYVYNIIEHLVQGRRRIEIFGADHNLRHGWLTIGNALSSSNFNLESYVRNFVNLEGKVWERGDGPHLTGTTSAIEDLRPKSPSLRKRQDKNRLPKQEVHS; translated from the exons ATGGAAGAAAAACTAAAGTCAAGAACTGTGCTTTATTCAAAATTTCAGTGGGGTTTTAAGAGAAACGACGATATCTGCTGGCTGAAGACAAATCACGAAAGCAGAAGCATGTCAGACTTCGTCAATCGGGACTCAAATTCTATATTCAAACGTACCAAG GAACATTGTCTGGTGGGTTTGAAGGGTATGATATCTGCAGACATGCAGGATCATCTCATGCATCCCAATATTGACGTCGACATTGTAATAAGCGAAGAGCCTCCATATG GCTCAACGCAAAAGCCAGATTATGTCTACAACATAATTGAACACCTTGTCCAAGGCCGGAGACGGATTGAGATTTTTGGTGCTGATCATAACCTTCGGCATGGCTGGTTGACAATCGGGAACGCTCTATCATCTTCAAATTTTAACTTAGAG TCATATGTGAGGAATTTTGTGAATTTGGAAGGAAAAGTGTGGGAAAGAGGCGATGGTCCTCATCTTACAGGCACTACATCTGCCATTGAAGATCTTCGACCTAAAAGTCCTTCTTTAAGGAAGAGACAAGACAAAAATCGTTTGCCAAAACAAGAAGTTCATTCTTAA